The Candidatus Krumholzibacteriia bacterium genome contains the following window.
CCTTCGTCGACGACGAGGCGGAGAACCTGCGGGCCGTGGCTCAGGCCGACCCGAACGGCGACATCCTGCTCTTGCACGCCGCCACCATCTTCGCTTCGCGGCGGACGCGCGTGCCCGCCCGGGCGGTACGCGGCGATTCCTACGATCTCACCGAGCTCATCGGCGAGCAGTCTCTGCCCCAGCACATCCAATTCGTCTGGCGCGGCGTCAACGACGAAGCCAACCTGCGCCAGTTCCTCGGCTCCCACATCCACTGGGCCGAGTTGGACGTGCAGCTCGACCCGGCGAGCCGCGGCCTGGTGCTGCGCCAGGACTCGCTCCTGGAACGTCCGCTCGAGGACAACGAGGAACTCCTCGGCCTGGACCACGTCCTGGCGGTGTTACGGGACCACGGCAGCGGCGTCGTGCTCGACCTGCGACCTGGGCTCGCCTGCGTTGCGGACGTCCTCCAGTCGGTGGATCGCCATGGATTCGAGGATCGGCAACTCTGGTTCCGCGGTGATCTGGAAACGGTACAGCAGGAAGGCTTCGAGGAGATCGTGCGCCAGCGCCCGGAGGCCACTGTCGAATGCCCCATCGATTTCCTGGCGCCGCTCATCCAGGCGGCGCCGGCGCAAGCGAAGGGAATCCTGGACATGCTGCACGACTGGGGGATCAATCGCTACGGCATCCGCTGGGCGACGCCGGCTTCGCGCCTCGTTTTCGACCGGATGGATGAATGGGGCTTCCGGGTGAACATCGACGCCGTGCACGGCCTGGAGGGCTTCCTGCAAGCAGCCTTGCTGTTGCCGCGGGCCATCACCTCGGACTTCAATTTCCCGAAATGGCACTACTTTGGATTGGGTGCCGGCGGTCCGAAGCAGGGGCGGCGTTACTTCGAGGGGGAAAACCCGCTGCGACAGGCGTGAGGCTTCCTCGAAGGCGCGACTCGAGGCGCGCGATTCTCTTTCCGGCGTGTTGACACTCTGCTTCGTGGCTGCCACACTGCGCGCCGCCGCGACACTTCCCTGAATCATTGCTTAACGTCAAGTTAACACAATCCTAACCATTTCATCACTTGTTCCACCGCCCCGACTGGTATCAGATTGGCTTCTCCCGAGCCGCGGCGTGGGGCTCATGCCTGCATGCAGGCGGCATCTCGCCTGCGGACGGGCATGGCGGTGGGGCCTTCGGAGGACTCCGAGGACGTCCCTCCGGTTCTGGATGCGGCAGCCCTGACGACGCTCATTCGGATCCGAGGAGAGGCGCGGATGCCACGGGTCGTGTTGGGGTTGCTCCGTCACGGCGCATACGACCAGCCTCCGAACATCCCCAGTGCACACCTTCCCTATCCGCTGTCGGAAAGCGGCCGGGCGCAGTCGCGCGCCGCCGCCGCGGCGGTGCTGCAACAAGCCGCGGCGGAGCACTGGGAGATCGAGCCGGTCATCGACAGCTCGCGCCTCCTGCGCGCCTGGGAGACCGCGACCCTCCTGGCGCAGGAGCTCCAGACGCAGCTGCACCGCCAGTTTCGGGTCACGGAGTTCGAGGCCCTGGCGGAGCGGAGCCTGGGCGCCGCGGCGAATCTCACGGTGGAGCAGATCGCTGCCGTGCTGCAGGAGGATCCGCGCTGCGAACCGCTGCCCGCCGATTGGCAGCGCAACGCCTTCTATCGGCTCCCGCTCCAGGGCGCCGAGTCGCTCGTCCAGGCCGGTGAGCGTGTGGCGCTCTTCCTCGAGGAGCGCGCCGCGGACCTGGTGGGACGGGCCTCCCGGGACGTCCTCAAGCTCGTGGTCGGCCATGGCGGCTCCTTCCGCTTCGCTGCAGTGCGCCTCGGCGTCCTGCGCCCCGAGGAGGCGGCGGGCTTGTCCATGCACCATGCCTCACCGGTCTATTTGGAACGGCGCGACGCCTTCACCTGGGTGCACGTGGCCGGCGCTTGGAAGGAACGAGCGCCCGCAGCGGCGCGAGGCGACTGAGTCGTCTCGAGAAGGGCCTTGGATGCACGAAGCCAGAGACACTGCGGCGCTCCTGCCCGAGTACCGGGGCCTGGAGCTCCTGGGCGGTACCTTGCCGCGGGAACGCGAGGGGTGGCCGAAATTCGCCACCCGCCGCACCATGGACGCGTCGGGTGACTTCTACGATCTGGCTCTGGAAGAAGTGGTGGAGTACGCCGACGGCATGGTCTGGAACTGGCCGCAGCGCACGCACTTCTTCCTCTGCGACATGCATGCCGATGCGGAGGCCTTCTTCCGCTCCCTCCTGGCCACCGGGGGCGTGGTGAAGGCAGGCCGGGACGATAGCGACTTCGAGCTCACCGCCGAGGGCCGCGAGGCTCGTTTCGTCATCGGCGGCGACTGCTTCGACAAGGGCCCGAGCAACCTGCGTCTGCTCCGCGCCCTCGCGGCGCTCCGGAACAGCGGTGCCGAGGTGGAGATCCTGGCGGGCAACCACGACGTGCGCGCCCTGGTGGGACTGGAGTACTTGGGGCGCAAGGAGCCCCGGCTCGCCCATCTCTTCGTCCGCATGGGCAAGAAATCCATCCCCCTCTTCAAAGAGATCTACGACGCCTATCTCGCCGGCGGCAATGGCCAGCGGCGCCATAGCGAGGACGAGTTGCGCGCCCTGCTCTTCCCGGACCCGAGCTGGTACGCCGACTTCCCGGACGCCGTGCGTGGCGTCGTGCTGGAGAAGCGCATCAAGAACGAGCTCGTCCGCATCCGCGAGAAGGTCCAGGAGATGGAGGACAGCCGCCAGTCCATGGGAATGAATCTGGGAATGATCTATGCCGCGGCGGAGCAGGCGCGCCAGCTCTTCCGCACTCCCGGCGGCGAGTTCCACTGGTTCTTCGAGGAGATGACCCTGGCGCGCCGCGAAGGCTCCTTGCTCTTCATCCACGCCGGCGTCGACAACCTCGTGGCGGCGCAGCTGGAGCGCGAGGGCGTCGGTGCCTTGAACGCGGACT
Protein-coding sequences here:
- a CDS encoding metallophosphoesterase, giving the protein MHEARDTAALLPEYRGLELLGGTLPREREGWPKFATRRTMDASGDFYDLALEEVVEYADGMVWNWPQRTHFFLCDMHADAEAFFRSLLATGGVVKAGRDDSDFELTAEGREARFVIGGDCFDKGPSNLRLLRALAALRNSGAEVEILAGNHDVRALVGLEYLGRKEPRLAHLFVRMGKKSIPLFKEIYDAYLAGGNGQRRHSEDELRALLFPDPSWYADFPDAVRGVVLEKRIKNELVRIREKVQEMEDSRQSMGMNLGMIYAAAEQARQLFRTPGGEFHWFFEEMTLARREGSLLFIHAGVDNLVAAQLEREGVGALNADFRRLMREDLFELYHGPVGNTFRTKYRDSDLPFSGRGGRDLRRAGIFAIVHGHRNIPRGQRVVLRRRILNFECDATVDANTRKLLGLQGVGGAATIISPGGTITGISTDYPYAKTFDIRMLA
- a CDS encoding HAD family hydrolase, whose translation is MTKNWMRQLAEHYERTRRLHPEQDLLVLFDIDGTIVDVRQMILSVLHGYDRAHQSRWFRALRPDQVPGHEKDVGRLFESLRLSPQTVESVLAWYEAQRWSARSLLEAHRPYHGVLEVIRWFQLQPRTSVGINSGRAESLRHETLRILNSLGREYRVPFASSLLHMNPEGERQDVAEAKVEGVRHFQERGYHVVAFVDDEAENLRAVAQADPNGDILLLHAATIFASRRTRVPARAVRGDSYDLTELIGEQSLPQHIQFVWRGVNDEANLRQFLGSHIHWAELDVQLDPASRGLVLRQDSLLERPLEDNEELLGLDHVLAVLRDHGSGVVLDLRPGLACVADVLQSVDRHGFEDRQLWFRGDLETVQQEGFEEIVRQRPEATVECPIDFLAPLIQAAPAQAKGILDMLHDWGINRYGIRWATPASRLVFDRMDEWGFRVNIDAVHGLEGFLQAALLLPRAITSDFNFPKWHYFGLGAGGPKQGRRYFEGENPLRQA
- a CDS encoding histidine phosphatase family protein codes for the protein MPRVVLGLLRHGAYDQPPNIPSAHLPYPLSESGRAQSRAAAAAVLQQAAAEHWEIEPVIDSSRLLRAWETATLLAQELQTQLHRQFRVTEFEALAERSLGAAANLTVEQIAAVLQEDPRCEPLPADWQRNAFYRLPLQGAESLVQAGERVALFLEERAADLVGRASRDVLKLVVGHGGSFRFAAVRLGVLRPEEAAGLSMHHASPVYLERRDAFTWVHVAGAWKERAPAAARGD